Proteins encoded in a region of the Streptomyces sp. NBC_00258 genome:
- a CDS encoding AAA family ATPase, which translates to MRDWVGRWPLVGRGAELDSFAAALADRECRGFVVGGSAGVGKSRLAEECLGRASAAGFRVGRATASAAAGAVPLGAIAHLLPAGVDLSDPVAGFAAVAERLAAGPGRRRWVLLVDDMHLLDSASAVLLRQLMDTGVLLLIGTVRSGEPYGKAVTALRGGDAVHRVDLTVLSPEQIEELLQAALGGAVDRRSLHELSAASGGNVLYLRELVLGALTAGDLTEDGEIWHLAEGRLPATARLTEVIGTRLATADSAGRPVLELLALCEPLSLADAQDLAPPVVMAALEQAGLIRIMQDRRRTAVSLAHPLYGEVLRAGLPVLRRRTLLLDQAARVEARGARRRGDLLHIATWRLAATGTADPTLLTQAAVLSRHAHDYPQIVALLEALPEKHRTTATGLMLGHAYFELGRWDQAEAAIAQADAVAIGELEELAVALVRTLNLLWSNAPLSEALAVNDAALNRITSPAARRKLTINEGFMRIVAGQPAQGLTLLEDLETDVGDAPDVDVWLRGAWMKPFALALVGRTGEAATWAERAHAGHRKVDEHALVSHPAVQRIPLVLALTEAGLPAEARREGERTYSELVAADSVVRVWLAVFLGRTEWLAGRPATARRWWAEAAALARSFDHTMALRPVLGGLAACAAVLGDLDAAEASLAEHRTLPPLAPGLLSAGEERLGEAWLLAARGHLGGHGPYSPPPPLPPARPAT; encoded by the coding sequence GTGCGGGACTGGGTGGGCCGTTGGCCGTTGGTGGGACGCGGGGCGGAGTTGGATTCCTTCGCCGCGGCGCTGGCGGACCGGGAGTGCCGGGGGTTCGTGGTGGGCGGGTCGGCCGGGGTGGGCAAGTCCCGGCTGGCCGAGGAGTGTCTGGGCCGGGCCTCGGCGGCGGGTTTCCGCGTGGGGCGGGCCACGGCGAGTGCCGCGGCGGGTGCCGTGCCGTTGGGAGCGATCGCGCATCTGCTGCCCGCGGGGGTGGATCTGTCGGACCCGGTGGCCGGGTTCGCCGCGGTCGCCGAGCGACTGGCCGCCGGGCCCGGGCGGCGACGGTGGGTGCTGCTGGTCGATGACATGCATCTGCTGGACTCGGCCTCGGCGGTGCTGCTGCGGCAACTGATGGACACCGGCGTGCTCCTGCTGATCGGCACCGTACGCAGCGGTGAGCCGTACGGGAAGGCCGTCACGGCGCTGCGGGGCGGAGACGCGGTCCACCGCGTCGACCTGACCGTACTGAGCCCTGAGCAGATCGAGGAGTTGCTCCAGGCCGCGCTCGGCGGAGCGGTCGACCGGCGCAGTCTGCACGAGCTGTCGGCTGCCAGCGGCGGCAACGTGCTGTACCTGCGTGAACTGGTCCTGGGAGCCCTGACCGCCGGGGACCTGACCGAGGACGGGGAGATCTGGCACCTGGCCGAGGGCCGGCTGCCGGCCACCGCGCGGCTGACCGAAGTGATCGGCACCAGGCTGGCCACCGCCGATTCCGCCGGACGCCCCGTTCTGGAACTGCTGGCGCTGTGCGAGCCGCTGTCCCTGGCCGATGCCCAAGACCTCGCCCCGCCGGTGGTGATGGCCGCCTTGGAACAGGCCGGACTGATCCGCATCATGCAGGACCGGAGGCGCACCGCCGTGTCCCTGGCCCACCCGCTGTACGGGGAGGTACTGCGGGCCGGGCTCCCGGTCCTGCGCCGCCGGACCCTGCTGCTGGACCAGGCCGCACGCGTCGAGGCCCGCGGTGCCCGCCGCCGCGGCGACCTGCTGCACATCGCCACCTGGCGGCTGGCCGCCACCGGCACCGCCGACCCCACCCTGCTCACCCAGGCCGCCGTACTGTCCCGCCACGCGCACGACTACCCCCAGATCGTCGCTCTCCTGGAGGCCCTGCCCGAGAAGCACCGCACCACGGCCACCGGTTTGATGCTCGGCCATGCCTACTTCGAGTTGGGCCGCTGGGACCAGGCCGAGGCGGCGATCGCCCAGGCCGACGCCGTCGCCATCGGTGAACTGGAAGAACTGGCGGTCGCTCTGGTCCGGACGCTGAACCTGCTGTGGAGCAACGCCCCCCTCAGCGAGGCGCTCGCGGTCAACGACGCGGCCCTGAACCGGATCACCAGCCCGGCGGCCCGCCGAAAGCTCACCATCAATGAGGGCTTCATGCGGATCGTCGCCGGTCAGCCGGCCCAGGGGCTGACACTCCTGGAGGACCTGGAGACCGACGTCGGTGACGCTCCCGACGTCGACGTCTGGCTGCGAGGCGCCTGGATGAAGCCCTTCGCGCTGGCACTGGTGGGCCGCACCGGCGAGGCCGCGACCTGGGCGGAGCGCGCCCACGCCGGCCACCGGAAGGTCGACGAACACGCCCTCGTCTCCCATCCCGCCGTCCAGCGCATCCCGCTCGTCCTCGCTCTCACCGAAGCCGGTCTCCCGGCTGAAGCCCGCCGCGAGGGCGAGCGCACCTACTCCGAACTGGTCGCCGCCGATTCCGTCGTACGGGTCTGGCTGGCGGTCTTCCTCGGCCGTACGGAGTGGCTGGCCGGCAGGCCGGCGACCGCCCGCCGCTGGTGGGCCGAGGCCGCCGCCCTGGCCCGTTCCTTCGACCACACCATGGCCCTGCGCCCGGTGCTCGGCGGCCTCGCCGCCTGTGCGGCCGTACTGGGAGACCTGGACGCGGCCGAAGCGTCGCTGGCCGAGCACCGCACCCTGCCGCCGCTGGCACCGGGCCTGCTGTCGGCAGGGGAGGAACGCCTGGGCGAAGCCTGGCTGTTGGCCGCCCGCGGACACCTGGGCGGGCACGGTCCGTACTCACCGCCGCCGCCCTTGCCGCCCGCTCGACCGGCCACCTGA
- a CDS encoding DUF2848 domain-containing protein, which produces MAVLTFELPDGSTREVDVVQVLNAGYAGRSQDDVAAHVAELAELGVPGPSVTPALYPVSPYLAQQTGRVAVQHGRTSGEAEWALVVAEGGELLLTAACDHTDRDLEVHGVAWSKNAGPDVLARRAWRLADVESRIDELTLRAWVSHDGMETEIQAGTLAELLTPGYWVDVLRSRGELTPGTVLISGTIPMAPGVDQFADGWRVELADPAGGDAISLAYDVRPMPEPIG; this is translated from the coding sequence ATGGCCGTGCTGACCTTCGAACTGCCCGACGGATCGACGCGCGAGGTCGATGTAGTCCAGGTCCTCAACGCCGGGTACGCCGGGCGCAGCCAGGACGATGTCGCCGCGCACGTCGCGGAGCTCGCCGAGCTGGGCGTGCCGGGGCCGTCCGTGACGCCGGCGCTCTACCCCGTCTCCCCGTACCTCGCCCAGCAGACCGGGCGCGTCGCGGTCCAGCACGGCCGCACCTCCGGCGAGGCGGAGTGGGCGCTGGTCGTCGCGGAGGGCGGGGAGCTGCTGCTGACCGCCGCCTGCGACCACACCGACCGCGATCTGGAGGTGCACGGGGTGGCGTGGAGCAAGAACGCCGGCCCCGACGTCCTCGCCCGCCGCGCCTGGCGCCTGGCCGACGTGGAGTCCCGCATCGACGAGCTCACTCTGCGCGCCTGGGTCAGCCACGACGGCATGGAGACCGAGATCCAGGCCGGGACGCTCGCCGAGCTCCTCACGCCTGGCTACTGGGTCGACGTCCTGCGGTCCCGCGGCGAGCTGACCCCCGGGACCGTTCTGATCTCCGGCACCATCCCCATGGCTCCCGGCGTCGACCAGTTCGCCGACGGCTGGCGCGTCGAACTGGCCGATCCGGCCGGCGGCGACGCCATCAGCCTCGCCTACGACGTCCGGCCCATGCCGGAGCCCATCGGCTGA
- a CDS encoding helix-turn-helix transcriptional regulator, whose amino-acid sequence MARLGGAKEVTDRLTALAQRCDGALAPARAQLAAALAADDPDQLLQAADACQAVGAELLAAEAATAAAAAWRRAHQTRRASAAAHRAAAAPARCEGARTPLLTTAQSTAPLTDREREIALLAALGNASKDIAQALVLSVRTVDNHLHRAYAKLGVTTRRELAQTLRTPSPVPRPDHQHGRSETTTGG is encoded by the coding sequence GTGGCCCGTCTCGGCGGAGCGAAGGAGGTCACGGACCGGCTGACCGCACTCGCGCAGAGATGCGACGGGGCACTCGCCCCGGCCCGGGCCCAACTGGCGGCCGCGCTGGCAGCCGACGACCCCGACCAGCTCCTCCAGGCCGCCGACGCGTGCCAGGCCGTCGGCGCGGAGTTGCTCGCCGCCGAGGCGGCCACCGCAGCCGCGGCCGCCTGGCGCCGGGCACACCAGACCCGCCGCGCCTCAGCCGCCGCCCACCGGGCCGCGGCGGCCCCGGCCCGCTGCGAAGGCGCCCGCACACCACTGCTGACCACCGCCCAGTCCACCGCTCCGCTCACCGACCGCGAACGCGAGATAGCCCTGCTCGCCGCCCTCGGCAACGCCAGCAAGGACATCGCCCAGGCGCTGGTCCTGTCGGTGCGCACGGTCGACAACCACCTCCACCGCGCCTACGCCAAACTCGGCGTCACCACCCGGCGCGAACTGGCCCAGACACTGAGGACACCATCACCCGTCCCACGTCCGGATCACCAGCACGGCCGGTCGGAGACCACGACTGGCGGTTGA
- a CDS encoding MFS transporter — protein sequence MHDTPKSDAGAAEKRSGVRRAFVASLTGTALEWYDFAVYSAAAALVFGDLFFPSEDPLTGTLLAFSTYAVGYVSRPLGGFVFGRLGDVIGRKKVLIATLVLIGVATFLIGLLPAYGTIGVAAPIALVVLRFAQGVGVGGEWGGAVLLSSEFGDPRRRGFYASAAQVGPPAGNLLANGVLAALGALLTEAQFESWGWRVAFLLSGVLVAFGLWIRAKLEETPVFKAMEAEQSRPEAPIREVFTTQPRALTAAILCRVGPDVLYAMFTVFVLTYATQELDMSRGSALAAVLIGSSVQVFLMPLAGALSDRVNRRLLYGVAAVAAAVWPFVFFPMAAGGSWLPLAAGVLVALVIHCCLYGPQAAFIAEQFSPRLRYTGSSLAYTLAGIIGGAIAPLLFTTLLSAYDSWVPLAVYIALACAVSLVGVLLGRNPEAAVDEDAELAAPKTPAAADVPLPR from the coding sequence ATGCACGACACCCCGAAGAGCGACGCCGGGGCCGCGGAGAAGCGCTCCGGCGTCCGCCGCGCCTTCGTCGCGAGCCTCACCGGCACCGCCCTGGAGTGGTACGACTTCGCCGTCTACTCCGCCGCGGCCGCCCTGGTCTTCGGTGATCTGTTCTTCCCGTCGGAGGACCCGCTCACCGGCACGCTTCTGGCGTTCTCCACCTACGCGGTCGGCTACGTCTCCCGTCCCCTCGGCGGATTCGTCTTCGGCCGCCTCGGTGACGTGATCGGCCGCAAGAAGGTGCTGATCGCCACGCTTGTCCTGATCGGCGTGGCCACCTTCCTGATCGGCCTGCTGCCCGCCTACGGAACGATCGGTGTGGCCGCGCCGATCGCCCTGGTCGTGCTGCGCTTCGCCCAGGGCGTCGGCGTCGGCGGCGAGTGGGGTGGCGCCGTACTGCTGTCCAGTGAGTTCGGCGACCCGCGCCGCCGGGGCTTCTACGCCTCCGCCGCACAGGTCGGTCCGCCCGCGGGCAACCTGCTCGCCAACGGTGTGCTCGCCGCCCTCGGCGCACTGCTGACCGAGGCGCAGTTCGAGTCGTGGGGCTGGCGTGTGGCCTTCCTGCTGTCCGGCGTACTGGTCGCCTTCGGGCTGTGGATCCGGGCCAAGCTGGAGGAGACCCCGGTCTTCAAGGCGATGGAGGCCGAGCAGTCCCGGCCCGAGGCCCCCATCCGCGAGGTCTTCACCACCCAGCCCCGCGCCCTGACCGCCGCCATCCTGTGCCGGGTCGGCCCCGACGTGCTGTACGCCATGTTCACCGTCTTCGTGCTGACCTACGCCACCCAGGAACTCGACATGTCGCGCGGCTCGGCCCTCGCGGCCGTCCTCATCGGCTCCTCGGTCCAGGTCTTCCTGATGCCGCTGGCCGGCGCGCTCTCCGACCGCGTCAACCGCCGCCTGCTGTACGGCGTCGCAGCGGTGGCCGCCGCGGTCTGGCCGTTCGTGTTCTTCCCGATGGCCGCCGGCGGTTCCTGGCTGCCGCTCGCCGCCGGAGTCCTTGTCGCCCTGGTCATCCACTGCTGTCTCTACGGACCGCAGGCCGCCTTCATCGCGGAGCAGTTCTCGCCCCGGCTGCGCTACACCGGCTCCTCGCTGGCCTACACCCTGGCCGGGATCATCGGCGGCGCCATCGCCCCGCTGCTGTTCACCACCCTGCTGAGCGCCTACGACAGCTGGGTGCCGCTGGCCGTCTACATTGCTCTCGCCTGCGCGGTCTCCCTGGTGGGCGTCCTGCTGGGCCGCAACCCCGAGGCCGCCGTCGACGAGGACGCGGAGCTCGCCGCGCCGAAGACCCCGGCCGCGGCGGACGTCCCCCTGCCCCGCTGA
- a CDS encoding carbon-nitrogen hydrolase family protein — protein sequence MRIAIGQLTTGPDPDKNLRFVEEWTRRAADAGARAVVFPEASMACFGTPLAPLAQPLDGPWADGVREIARATGTVVVAGMFTPADEGRVTNTLLATGPGVEESYDKIHLYDAFGFRESEAVAPGSRPAVIDVDGVRLGLATCYDVRFPELFRAHADAGAVGTLLAASWGAGPGKLDQWELLVRARALDATVWVAAVGQADPGTGPGPVPTGIGHSLLVGPDGTVRACLGAEPELLVTDLDVEEVGAVREKTSVLANRRPEVWR from the coding sequence GTGCGGATCGCCATCGGCCAGCTCACCACCGGCCCCGACCCCGACAAGAACCTGCGCTTCGTCGAGGAGTGGACGCGTCGCGCCGCGGACGCCGGAGCCCGCGCCGTCGTCTTCCCGGAGGCGTCGATGGCCTGCTTCGGCACGCCACTGGCCCCGCTCGCCCAGCCGCTCGACGGGCCGTGGGCCGACGGGGTCCGCGAGATCGCCCGGGCGACCGGCACGGTCGTCGTGGCCGGCATGTTCACCCCGGCCGACGAGGGGCGGGTGACCAACACCCTGCTGGCCACCGGCCCCGGCGTCGAGGAGTCGTACGACAAGATCCACCTGTACGACGCCTTCGGCTTCCGTGAGTCCGAGGCCGTCGCCCCGGGCTCCCGCCCCGCCGTGATCGACGTGGACGGCGTTCGGCTGGGCCTGGCCACCTGCTACGACGTCCGCTTCCCGGAGCTGTTCCGGGCTCACGCCGACGCCGGGGCGGTGGGAACACTGCTGGCAGCCTCCTGGGGGGCCGGCCCCGGCAAGCTCGACCAGTGGGAGCTGCTGGTGCGGGCCCGCGCGCTGGACGCCACGGTCTGGGTGGCCGCCGTCGGCCAGGCCGATCCGGGCACCGGTCCGGGCCCTGTGCCGACCGGCATCGGGCACAGCCTGCTGGTCGGCCCCGACGGGACCGTACGGGCCTGTCTCGGCGCCGAGCCGGAGCTGCTCGTGACGGACCTGGACGTCGAGGAGGTCGGCGCGGTCCGCGAGAAGACGTCCGTACTGGCGAACCGGCGGCCCGAGGTGTGGCGATGA
- a CDS encoding cupin domain-containing protein: MSGPELEFHRPDGPWRAPVGAGPGVEECLLAEDPESGRRTVLVRWAPGTDTSPTGVARHDVWEEVYLVEGALYDLTLERTFTAGMYACRPPGMPHGPWTSPDGVTMLVITYP, from the coding sequence ATGAGCGGGCCCGAGCTGGAGTTCCACCGCCCCGACGGGCCCTGGCGCGCCCCGGTCGGCGCCGGACCCGGCGTCGAGGAGTGCCTCCTGGCCGAGGACCCCGAGAGCGGCCGGCGCACCGTGCTCGTCCGCTGGGCGCCGGGCACCGACACCTCGCCCACGGGCGTGGCCCGGCACGACGTGTGGGAGGAGGTCTATCTCGTCGAGGGAGCCCTGTACGACCTGACGCTGGAGCGCACCTTCACCGCGGGCATGTACGCCTGCCGTCCTCCGGGCATGCCGCACGGGCCCTGGACCTCGCCCGACGGCGTGACGATGCTCGTGATCACCTACCCCTGA
- a CDS encoding ABC transporter ATP-binding protein, whose product MHDTGQPLIEARALSAGYGTVPVLRDLDLEVRPGEVVALLGPNGAGKSTTLRVLSGELAPMSGEVHWLGGTGHTPLHRRARQGLAYVGERAVFTRLDTADNLRVGRVTTDQALALFPELEKRLRTGAGMLSGGEQQMLSLARALCRTPKLLLADELSLGLAPLVVDRLLRAVREAADRGLGALLVEQHVRKVLDIADRVYVLRRGRIVMTGTPKELRANLDEIESSYLAHRTTVTTD is encoded by the coding sequence GTGCACGACACCGGACAGCCCTTGATCGAAGCCCGCGCACTGTCCGCCGGCTACGGCACCGTGCCCGTACTGCGCGACCTCGACCTGGAGGTCCGCCCCGGTGAGGTCGTCGCTCTGCTCGGGCCCAATGGCGCGGGCAAGAGCACGACCCTGCGGGTGCTGTCGGGAGAACTGGCCCCGATGAGCGGCGAGGTGCACTGGCTGGGTGGCACCGGCCACACGCCACTGCACCGCCGCGCCCGCCAGGGGCTGGCCTACGTCGGTGAGCGGGCGGTCTTCACCCGGCTCGACACCGCCGACAACCTGCGCGTGGGTCGGGTGACGACGGACCAGGCCCTCGCGCTCTTCCCCGAGTTGGAGAAGCGGCTCAGGACCGGTGCCGGAATGCTGTCGGGCGGAGAGCAGCAGATGCTCTCGCTCGCGCGGGCCCTGTGCCGCACGCCCAAGCTGCTCCTCGCCGACGAGCTCTCGCTCGGTCTCGCCCCGCTCGTGGTCGACCGCCTCCTGCGCGCCGTGCGCGAGGCGGCCGACCGCGGGCTGGGCGCACTGCTGGTCGAACAGCACGTGCGCAAGGTGCTGGACATCGCCGACCGCGTGTACGTGCTGCGCCGCGGCCGGATCGTCATGACCGGGACCCCGAAGGAACTGCGCGCGAACCTGGACGAGATCGAGTCGTCCTACCTCGCGCACAGGACAACTGTGACAACCGATTGA
- a CDS encoding GntR family transcriptional regulator, producing MASGREKAYAYLKDTVLTDPEMQGAFVSEQELADRIGVSRTPIREALLLLAAEDLVELVPKRGARVAPLTGREVRELMELRGLVERYAAERLVAAERVPLEELRSLLEQQRALTGAEETREFIAVDHRFHASLVSAVGNTLLDRHYDGLRSRQVRAGVVAVFNQQGRQKAVLDEHEAIVDALAAGDAQAACAAIDHHLESTLKVLLDG from the coding sequence GTGGCGTCCGGTCGGGAGAAGGCCTACGCGTATCTCAAGGACACGGTGTTGACGGACCCCGAGATGCAGGGGGCCTTCGTGTCGGAGCAGGAGCTCGCCGATCGTATCGGTGTCTCCCGCACCCCCATCCGGGAGGCGCTGCTGCTGCTCGCCGCGGAGGACCTGGTCGAGCTCGTGCCCAAGCGCGGTGCCCGGGTGGCACCTCTGACGGGGCGGGAGGTGCGGGAGCTGATGGAGCTGCGCGGCCTCGTCGAGCGGTACGCGGCCGAGCGGCTCGTCGCGGCCGAGCGGGTGCCCCTCGAGGAACTGCGCTCCCTGCTGGAACAGCAGCGCGCGCTCACCGGCGCCGAGGAGACCCGGGAGTTCATCGCCGTGGACCACCGGTTCCACGCGTCCCTGGTCTCGGCCGTCGGCAACACCCTTCTAGACCGGCACTACGACGGCCTGCGCAGCCGTCAGGTCCGCGCCGGGGTCGTCGCCGTCTTCAACCAGCAGGGACGGCAGAAGGCGGTGCTCGACGAACACGAGGCCATCGTCGACGCTCTCGCCGCCGGTGACGCGCAGGCCGCGTGCGCGGCCATCGACCACCACCTGGAGTCGACCCTCAAGGTGCTCCTCGACGGCTGA
- a CDS encoding ArsR/SmtB family transcription factor codes for MLRVHFTADDIARVRVAAAPDPLWEIVNSFQALIREENGLAFGEWRRIVRPRLCPADGLLAALLPPRGYFPDFLTPDLGGSLGLESAVDTVLGTPRADLRGDLARLAASPARPRPLPAEARALAEGALEALHRLGAALHGYHRRALSAFWPHIRAQVDADRAVRARAVLGGGTDGLLASLRPVLRWHPPVLEADYPVDHELRLGGRGLLLQPSFFCSRRPVTLAVPLPDRTPVLVYPIQHTLGWALLPGDSNRDTGLGTLLGRTRAAILQDVVTGRTTGELAERIGISGAAVSQHTAVLRQAGLLLSVRRSKYVLHTITPAGLVLLDSPPHTPMDT; via the coding sequence ATGCTGCGGGTGCACTTCACGGCCGACGACATCGCACGCGTGCGTGTCGCCGCTGCCCCCGACCCCTTGTGGGAGATCGTCAACAGTTTCCAGGCGCTGATCAGGGAGGAGAACGGCCTGGCGTTCGGCGAGTGGCGGCGCATCGTGCGGCCGCGGCTGTGTCCGGCGGACGGGCTGCTCGCCGCGTTGCTGCCGCCCCGCGGCTACTTCCCGGACTTCCTCACGCCTGACCTGGGCGGCTCCCTCGGGCTGGAGAGCGCGGTCGACACCGTGCTCGGCACACCCCGGGCCGACCTGCGCGGCGATCTGGCCAGGCTCGCCGCCTCCCCGGCCCGGCCGAGACCGCTGCCGGCCGAGGCCCGTGCCCTCGCCGAGGGCGCCCTTGAGGCCCTGCACCGGCTGGGTGCAGCGCTGCACGGGTACCACCGGCGAGCGCTCTCCGCCTTCTGGCCGCACATCCGCGCGCAGGTGGACGCCGACCGTGCCGTGCGCGCCAGGGCTGTGCTGGGAGGCGGAACCGACGGGCTGCTGGCGAGCCTCCGGCCCGTCCTTCGCTGGCATCCGCCGGTACTTGAGGCCGACTATCCGGTCGACCACGAACTTCGGCTCGGTGGGCGGGGGTTACTGCTGCAACCGTCCTTCTTCTGTTCCCGACGACCCGTGACTCTCGCCGTACCACTCCCCGACCGCACGCCGGTTCTGGTCTATCCGATCCAACACACCCTCGGCTGGGCGCTGTTGCCCGGCGACTCGAACCGGGACACGGGGCTGGGCACGCTGCTCGGCCGAACCCGGGCCGCCATCCTGCAGGACGTCGTGACGGGCCGTACGACCGGTGAACTCGCGGAAAGGATCGGCATTTCCGGGGCGGCGGTGAGCCAGCACACGGCCGTGCTGCGGCAGGCCGGACTGCTGCTGAGCGTGCGCCGCAGCAAGTACGTGCTGCACACGATCACGCCCGCCGGGCTCGTCCTCCTCGACAGTCCGCCACACACGCCGATGGACACCTGA
- a CDS encoding acyl-CoA reductase, with translation MSGTTLPGEPSVRTEVVHVVRGEVDQAPPVGHGRGDSAFTTPALDLDRLVWPRTEPGPAFDVPSGEIVDLLVETGEALKADREGLLAEALDRMVRVSPLPAEVLERAYAVLWRSFQRINLHAQIDHELGGADVLDGWREVRLPEGRIAATRAFPPRLVHIIAGNAPGVAAMSVVRGALTKGVNLLKLPSNDLFTATAILRTMASVAPGHPVVRSFSAVYWRGGDETVESVLFRPQFFDKLVAWGGESTIRGALKYVGPGFELVSFDPKTSISVVGREAFASEDTLRQAVEAAASDATFFNQQACVASRFQFVEGSEQDADRYAALLCERLGVAREFSSADGPRVAGELREEIDVLRSLAPEYRVWGAYDGRGLVIRSPEPVDFHPDGKIVNVVPVAALTDAVAHAGVATQTVGVYPDTRKAELRDALACAGVQRVVSLGRAGGMPPGLSHDGFYPLQRLMRWVNDE, from the coding sequence ATGAGCGGTACGACGCTGCCGGGCGAGCCCTCGGTCCGGACGGAGGTGGTGCACGTCGTGCGGGGCGAGGTCGACCAGGCCCCGCCCGTCGGCCACGGCCGCGGAGACTCGGCCTTCACGACACCGGCACTCGACCTGGACCGCCTCGTGTGGCCCCGCACCGAACCCGGACCCGCCTTCGACGTGCCCAGCGGGGAGATCGTCGACCTTCTCGTGGAGACCGGTGAGGCACTCAAGGCAGACCGGGAAGGGCTGCTCGCCGAAGCACTGGATCGCATGGTCCGGGTCAGCCCGCTCCCCGCCGAGGTGCTCGAACGCGCCTACGCCGTGCTGTGGCGCAGCTTCCAGCGGATCAACCTGCACGCCCAGATCGACCACGAACTCGGCGGAGCGGACGTGCTCGACGGCTGGCGCGAGGTGCGGCTGCCCGAGGGCCGGATCGCCGCCACGCGCGCGTTCCCGCCCCGCCTGGTGCACATCATCGCGGGCAACGCGCCCGGCGTGGCGGCCATGTCCGTCGTACGCGGCGCCCTCACCAAGGGCGTCAACCTCCTGAAGCTGCCCTCGAACGACCTGTTCACCGCGACCGCGATCCTGCGCACGATGGCCTCCGTGGCACCCGGCCACCCCGTGGTGCGCTCGTTCTCCGCGGTGTACTGGAGGGGCGGCGACGAGACGGTGGAGAGCGTGCTGTTCCGCCCGCAGTTCTTCGACAAGCTGGTCGCCTGGGGCGGTGAGTCCACGATCCGCGGAGCCCTGAAGTACGTCGGCCCCGGCTTCGAGCTCGTCTCCTTCGATCCCAAGACCTCCATCTCGGTGGTCGGCCGTGAGGCGTTCGCCTCCGAGGACACTCTGCGACAGGCAGTCGAGGCGGCCGCCTCGGACGCCACGTTCTTCAACCAGCAGGCGTGCGTGGCCAGTCGCTTCCAGTTCGTCGAGGGCTCCGAGCAGGACGCCGACCGCTACGCCGCGCTGCTCTGCGAACGCCTCGGCGTCGCCCGGGAGTTCAGCTCGGCCGACGGCCCACGCGTCGCCGGGGAACTCCGTGAGGAGATCGACGTACTGCGGTCCCTCGCCCCCGAGTACCGGGTGTGGGGCGCGTACGACGGCCGAGGCCTCGTCATCCGCTCCCCGGAACCGGTCGACTTCCACCCGGACGGAAAGATCGTCAACGTCGTCCCGGTCGCCGCGCTCACCGACGCCGTCGCGCACGCCGGGGTCGCCACCCAGACGGTCGGCGTGTACCCCGACACCCGCAAGGCGGAACTGCGCGACGCCCTCGCCTGCGCGGGTGTGCAGCGCGTGGTGTCACTCGGGAGGGCAGGCGGCATGCCACCCGGCCTCTCCCACGACGGCTTCTATCCGCTGCAACGGCTCATGCGCTGGGTGAACGACGAGTAG